The following coding sequences are from one Natrarchaeobaculum sulfurireducens window:
- a CDS encoding YeeE/YedE family protein, whose protein sequence is MAATGLFVAVITDLFPNGISHYAIGGLLVGLGTVVIYLGTGIPAGASTFLESTLSYVSDQSRFQQYRASRDWRVVFTLGIVLGAAIYALTFQSGLVSSGLQPGATTGELREIGGVTIWLTEVQPWRLFLGGILIGIGTRLGKGCTSGHGVCGVGSASSASFVGVATFLFVAIGTAQLVYALGVSP, encoded by the coding sequence ATGGCAGCAACAGGGCTTTTCGTCGCTGTGATCACCGATCTGTTTCCGAACGGGATCAGCCACTACGCGATCGGAGGGCTGCTCGTCGGGCTGGGGACCGTCGTGATCTACCTCGGCACCGGCATCCCCGCAGGGGCGAGTACGTTCCTCGAGTCGACGCTCTCGTACGTCTCCGATCAGTCGCGGTTCCAGCAGTATCGGGCCTCGCGTGACTGGCGCGTCGTCTTCACGCTCGGCATCGTTCTCGGCGCGGCGATCTACGCGCTGACGTTTCAGTCCGGGCTCGTCTCGAGCGGCCTCCAGCCCGGGGCGACGACCGGCGAACTCCGCGAGATCGGCGGCGTGACGATCTGGCTGACCGAGGTCCAGCCCTGGCGGCTGTTCCTCGGTGGTATCCTCATCGGCATCGGGACCCGACTCGGCAAGGGCTGTACGTCGGGTCACGGCGTCTGTGGCGTTGGCTCGGCCTCGAGCGCTTCGTTCGTCGGCGTTGCGACGTTCCTGTTCGTCGCGATCGGGACGGCACAGCTCGTCTACGCACTGGGGGTGAGTCCGTAA
- a CDS encoding DUF6691 family protein has translation MESQHEHHPLFMPLVFVGGLIFGFGLGFSHMAQPEVVLNFLQFADFGLLFVMFGAAVVTGITFFGVKRLRSEAPLTGVTYTRRLKTLDRNVIFGGGIFGIGWGLSGICPGAAYASLGVGNVVILYGIAGMFVGAYLQGVWRSSLADRGAAASSAD, from the coding sequence ATGGAGTCCCAACACGAACACCATCCGCTGTTCATGCCGCTGGTGTTCGTTGGCGGCCTGATCTTCGGCTTCGGCCTCGGCTTCAGCCACATGGCCCAGCCCGAAGTCGTCCTGAACTTCCTCCAGTTCGCCGACTTCGGCCTGCTGTTCGTCATGTTCGGTGCAGCGGTCGTCACCGGCATCACGTTCTTCGGCGTGAAACGCCTCCGCAGCGAGGCACCCCTGACCGGTGTCACCTACACTCGCCGACTCAAAACGCTCGACCGCAACGTCATTTTCGGCGGCGGCATCTTCGGCATCGGCTGGGGCCTCTCGGGCATCTGTCCCGGCGCGGCCTACGCCAGCCTCGGCGTCGGCAACGTCGTCATCCTTTACGGCATCGCGGGTATGTTCGTCGGCGCGTATCTTCAGGGCGTCTGGCGCTCGAGTCTGGCCGACCGCGGCGCTGCCGCATCGAGCGCCGACTGA
- a CDS encoding deoxyhypusine synthase produces the protein MTEDDSREHVVPGSDEDLETADVRGYDFRDGADLSSLLESYGTTGFQATQLSEAIEIAEQMQEDDAKVYLTFTSNIVSSGLRETVAALIRDGFVDVVITTSGSLTEDVIKTAKPFKMGEWDADEAALRKRGINRLGNIFVPSDRYVWLEEYLYDFFDDFFAEESIRTPTAFARELGATLEDEDSVLKQAADNDVPVYCPALTDAEVGNFLYYYRQRQDTDSNIGIEILDDYQKLIEDGMFADTTGLIAVGGGVPKHHAIMTNLFRGGAEYAVYISTGMEGDGSLSGAPPNEAVSWGKIKDDTELNYTQVEAEATLVFPLLVAEAFYK, from the coding sequence ATGACCGAAGACGACTCCCGCGAACACGTCGTTCCGGGTTCCGACGAGGACCTCGAGACGGCCGACGTTCGCGGCTACGACTTTCGTGATGGGGCCGATCTGTCCTCGCTGCTCGAGTCCTACGGGACGACGGGGTTCCAGGCGACCCAGCTTTCAGAAGCGATCGAAATCGCCGAACAGATGCAAGAAGACGATGCCAAAGTCTATCTCACGTTCACCTCGAACATCGTCTCCTCCGGCCTGCGAGAGACCGTCGCCGCCTTGATCCGAGATGGCTTTGTCGACGTCGTCATCACCACCTCCGGCTCGCTGACCGAAGACGTCATCAAGACTGCAAAGCCGTTCAAGATGGGCGAGTGGGACGCAGACGAGGCGGCCCTTCGCAAGCGCGGGATCAACCGGCTGGGCAACATCTTCGTCCCCTCCGACCGGTACGTCTGGCTCGAGGAGTACCTCTACGACTTCTTCGACGACTTCTTCGCCGAGGAGTCGATCCGGACGCCGACGGCCTTCGCGCGCGAACTCGGTGCAACGCTCGAGGACGAGGATTCGGTGCTCAAGCAGGCAGCGGACAACGACGTGCCGGTCTACTGTCCCGCGCTAACCGACGCCGAGGTCGGCAACTTCCTCTATTACTACCGACAGCGACAGGATACGGATTCGAACATCGGAATCGAGATTCTCGACGACTACCAGAAACTCATCGAGGACGGGATGTTCGCGGACACGACGGGCCTGATCGCCGTCGGCGGCGGGGTGCCGAAACACCACGCCATCATGACGAACCTCTTCCGCGGCGGCGCAGAGTACGCCGTCTACATCTCGACGGGGATGGAAGGTGACGGCTCGCTGTCCGGCGCGCCACCGAACGAAGCCGTCTCCTGGGGCAAGATCAAGGACGACACCGAACTGAACTACACGCAGGTCGAGGCCGAGGCGACGCTGGTCTTCCCGCTGCTCGTCGCGGAAGCGTTCTACAAGTGA
- a CDS encoding glutaredoxin family protein, which produces MDFPPNQGLDQEEVNERVDDAIENNEVVLFMKGTALMPQCGYSRRALGLVDQHREEYETVDVLESLDEFRVALNRHSGWETTPQTFVDGEFVGGSDILAELEERGELAETLNAE; this is translated from the coding sequence ATGGACTTTCCGCCGAACCAGGGTCTCGACCAGGAAGAGGTCAACGAACGCGTCGACGACGCCATCGAGAACAACGAGGTCGTACTCTTCATGAAGGGGACGGCGCTCATGCCACAGTGTGGCTACTCCCGGCGTGCACTCGGACTCGTCGACCAGCACCGCGAGGAGTACGAAACTGTCGACGTCCTCGAGTCACTCGACGAGTTCCGCGTTGCTCTGAACCGACACAGTGGCTGGGAGACGACCCCACAGACGTTCGTCGACGGCGAATTCGTCGGCGGGTCGGACATTCTGGCCGAACTCGAAGAGCGCGGCGAGCTGGCTGAAACGCTCAACGCCGAGTGA
- a CDS encoding DUF7110 family protein — MSTEESSHVYRLHSTLELPLEDLRDHIDDAEYPDGIEDVEITRRNNTLILKAVAEDKSVSKYTPTAQLKASVTENRVYEEDPDERRNSFRWDEEEEEEIESELVEFAAFKGDRETVLQNSLLQYEMFLVLCEIAEAAEKGTLTAITDRGGELEATRIVEGEPRPANIEVVEGPRDQGAGESGVNWRDNKFISD; from the coding sequence ATGTCAACAGAGGAATCCAGTCACGTATATCGGTTGCACTCGACGCTCGAACTGCCACTCGAAGACCTTCGCGATCACATCGACGACGCGGAGTATCCCGACGGGATCGAAGACGTCGAGATCACGCGACGAAACAACACGCTCATCCTCAAAGCCGTCGCCGAGGACAAGTCGGTCAGCAAGTACACGCCGACGGCACAGCTCAAAGCCAGCGTCACCGAAAACCGGGTCTATGAGGAGGACCCGGACGAGCGACGCAACTCCTTCCGCTGGGACGAAGAAGAAGAAGAGGAGATCGAGTCCGAACTCGTCGAGTTCGCCGCGTTCAAAGGCGACCGCGAGACCGTCCTACAGAACTCGCTGTTGCAGTACGAGATGTTCCTCGTCCTCTGTGAGATCGCCGAAGCCGCCGAGAAGGGCACGTTGACGGCGATCACCGACCGCGGTGGGGAACTCGAGGCGACCCGGATCGTCGAGGGCGAGCCCCGTCCGGCCAACATCGAAGTCGTCGAAGGCCCGCGCGATCAGGGCGCTGGCGAGTCGGGGGTCAACTGGCGTGACAACAAGTTCATCAGCGACTGA
- a CDS encoding MFS transporter, whose protein sequence is MNWHYRYTVLLLCMLAFFVTYFARLGISPVVPFITEDFEISNTLIGVALTGMWLAYGLAQFPSGILADRYGEKLIILIAVGGTTVMSLLLALSPAYAVFVLVVVVLGGVAGLHYAVATTLLSRTFDDLGTAVGIHSIGGPLAGLVAPVAAAWVGVRYGWRPAVALTALVGIPIFALFVWRVRPTDPRRPDQSMRDRLKLGALVELLSRPAIAFPLLIAMAGTYVVQGLLSFLPAFLVEFRGYTPTAAGIAFSAFFVVRAASQVVLGRASDAYGRDAVIGGSMLAGAIGLPLVVFGPGLAAVAGGVLLAGLGSSFFSAIDPRFMDVLSVEERGTGFGLVRTVYTVIGAAGSAGVGLTADLFGWPVAFGTLAVLFLASFLALAANHVLRLGY, encoded by the coding sequence ATGAACTGGCACTACCGATATACGGTTCTCCTATTGTGTATGCTCGCGTTCTTCGTCACCTACTTCGCCCGACTGGGGATCAGCCCGGTCGTTCCGTTCATCACCGAGGACTTCGAGATCTCGAACACCCTGATCGGCGTCGCGCTGACCGGAATGTGGCTCGCCTACGGCCTCGCTCAGTTCCCGAGCGGGATTCTCGCGGACCGCTATGGGGAGAAGCTGATCATCCTGATCGCCGTCGGTGGGACGACGGTTATGAGCCTCCTGCTCGCGCTATCGCCGGCGTACGCCGTCTTCGTTCTCGTCGTCGTCGTCCTCGGCGGGGTCGCAGGCCTCCACTACGCGGTCGCGACGACGCTGTTGTCCCGGACGTTCGACGACCTCGGGACCGCCGTCGGTATCCACTCGATCGGCGGCCCGCTGGCGGGACTCGTCGCCCCCGTCGCCGCAGCCTGGGTCGGCGTCCGCTACGGGTGGCGTCCCGCGGTAGCCCTAACGGCGCTCGTCGGAATCCCTATCTTCGCGCTGTTCGTCTGGCGCGTCCGCCCGACCGACCCACGACGCCCGGACCAATCGATGCGCGACCGCCTCAAGCTGGGCGCGCTCGTCGAACTCCTCTCGCGACCGGCCATCGCGTTTCCGCTCCTGATCGCGATGGCGGGGACCTACGTCGTCCAGGGACTCCTGTCGTTTTTGCCCGCGTTTCTCGTCGAGTTCCGGGGGTATACCCCTACGGCCGCCGGCATCGCCTTCTCCGCGTTCTTCGTCGTCAGGGCCGCCAGCCAGGTCGTCCTCGGTCGCGCCTCCGACGCCTACGGCCGCGACGCCGTCATCGGCGGCTCGATGCTGGCGGGTGCCATCGGCCTTCCCCTCGTCGTGTTCGGCCCAGGCCTCGCCGCCGTCGCTGGCGGCGTCTTGCTCGCGGGGCTCGGCTCGAGTTTCTTTTCGGCCATCGACCCGCGGTTCATGGACGTCCTCTCCGTCGAGGAGCGAGGCACTGGCTTCGGCCTCGTCCGGACGGTTTACACCGTCATCGGGGCCGCCGGCTCCGCCGGTGTCGGTCTCACCGCCGACCTCTTCGGCTGGCCCGTCGCGTTTGGAACGCTGGCCGTCCTCTTTCTGGCGTCCTTCCTCGCGCTCGCGGCCAACCACGTCCTCCGGCTCGGCTACTGA